One window of Triticum dicoccoides isolate Atlit2015 ecotype Zavitan chromosome 5A, WEW_v2.0, whole genome shotgun sequence genomic DNA carries:
- the LOC119303773 gene encoding FT-interacting protein 7-like: MAATVRKLVVEVVEARNLLPKDGTGTSSPYARADFDGQRRKTRTVPRDLNPAWNEPLEFNFPGPGSGGIDPVAGEPLEVAIFHDVRVAPTRRNNFLGRVRLDARQFVRKGEEALIYFPLEKKSFLSWVRGDIGLKVYYLDEPLAPEPDPPAADPPAPDVEPPKVDAPPPAPDASPSPVCADPPPEAEVPATAQGAPPAGDEASTEKPPEGDGDPAAPTPATEEEPVMSSEALPASDGAASERPPEEETPPPPPIPTPMPRQVPVAPRPAPPPPDVPMERSKHDLVDKMPYLFVRVVRARGLPAGAHPHVRVAAGGRHASTREARRGAFFEWDQTFAFKRDPAIDSPGPTLEVSVWDLPPDADVSVADDRSFLGGLCFDTADVHARDPPDGPLATQWYRLEGGRRLAGADLMVATWAGTQADEAFGEAWKADSPSASSFSAAVASRAKVYVSPKLWLLRLTVIEAQDTLTAAPPRDAGIAVRGTLGFQSLKTGTTPVNRNGGPAWNEDLVFVAAEPFIDDDCFVISLEVRYGKEAFPVGSASISLAAIERRVDDRKVASKWLDLLPSDEAIRKVGKRAAMHMHGGRLHVRVCLDGGYHVADEPQYASSDFRPSARQLWRPPIGVLELGIVGCKGLLPMRTADGKGCTDAYAVAKYGPKWARTRTISDSFDPAWNEQYTWPVYDPCTVLTVGVFDDPLQSLPPDEGKDAACSLPMGKVRIRLSTLENGRVYRGTYPLILMLPSGAKRMGDVELAVRFATSGTALDVLHMYGQPVLPAMHHLRPIPSVNREALRLAAARISAAHLARAEPPLRREVAMWMLDAAEPRGFSMRKLRANWNRAAAALSWVADTARWAEDTRSWRNPTATTMAHAVLVLLAWHPDLIVPTLTLHVAAVGVWKYRRRPRAPAPHPCVRASMAEASDREELDEEFDTIPSGRSAEVVRARYDRARMVGARLQAMVGDVATQAERLQALVSWRDPRATGMFVVLCVVVAMVLYMVPMKVVAVVAGFYYLRHPMFRDRMPAPVINFFRRLPSMSERIM, translated from the coding sequence ATGGCGGCGACGGTGAGGAAgctggtggtggaggtggtggaggcgcggaACCTGCTGCCAAAGGACGGGACGGGCACGTCCAGCCCGTACGCGCGCGCCGACTTCGACGGGCAGCGCCGCAAGACGCGCACCGTGCCGCGGGACCTCAACCCGGCCTGGAACGAGCCGCTCGAGTTCAACTTCCCGGGCCCCGGATCCGGCGGCATCGACCCCGTCGCCGGCGAGCCGCTCGAGGTGGCCATCTTCCACGACGTGCGGGTGGCACCCACCCGGCGCAACAACTTCCTCGGCCGCGTCCGCCTCGACGCGCGCCAGTTCGTCCGCAAGGGCGAGGAGGCGCTCATCTACTTCCCGCTCGAGAAGAAGAGCTTCCTCAGCTGGGTGCGCGGCGACATCGGCCTCAAGGTCTACTACCTCGACGAGCCCCTCGCGCCGGAGCCTGACCCGCCTGCCGCTGATCCTCCTGCGCCCGACGTGGAACCACCAAAGGTTGATGCGCCGCCGCCGGCTCCCGATGCTTCACCTTCACCCGTGTGTGCGGACCCACCGCCCGAAGCAGAGGTGCCAGCGACAGCACAAGGAGCGCCACCAGCCGGCGACGAAGCAAGCACGGAGAAGCCACCCGAGGGTGACGGTGACCCGGCAGCGCCGACCCCGGCCACGGAGGAGGAGCCGGTAATGAGTTCGGAAGCGTTGCCAGCTTCCGATGGGGCGGCGTCAGAGAGGCCGCCGGAGGAGGagaccccaccgccgccgccgatcccgACGCCGATGCCAAGGCAAGTGCCGGTGGCGCCGCGTccggcgccgccgccaccggatGTGCCGATGGAGCGATCAAAGCACGACCTGGTGGACAAGATGCCGTACCTGTTCGTCAGGGTTGTGCGGGCGCGGGGGCTGCCGGCGGGAGCGCACCCGCACGTGCGCGTGGCCGCCGGCGGCCGCCACGCGTCCACCCGGGAGGCGCGCCGCGGCGCCTTCTTCGAGTGGGATCAGACATTCGCCTTCAAGCGCGATCCGGCCATCGACTCGCCGGGCCCCACGCTCGAGGTCTCTGTGTGGGACCTCCCTCCCGACGCCGATGTGTCCGTCGCTGACGACCGCAGCTTCCTCGGCGGGCTCTGCTTCGACACCGCCGACGTCCACGCGCGGGACCCGCCTGACGGGCCGCTCGCCACGCAATGGTACAGGCTTGAAGGCGGGCGCCGACTCGCCGGTGCCGACCTGATGGTCGCCACGTGGGCCGGCACGCAAGCTGACGAGGCCTTCGGCGAGGCGTGGAAGGCGGACTCCCCGTCAGCATCGTCGTTCTCGGCTGCCGTCGCGTCGCGGGCCAAGGTGTACGTCTCACCCAAGCTCTGGCTCCTGCGCCTGACAGTCATCGAGGCGCAAGACACGCTCACGGCGGCGCCGCCCCGCGACGCCGGTATCGCCGTGCGCGGGACCCTTGGCTTCCAGTCCCTCAAGACCGGCACGACGCCGGTGAACCGCAACGGTGGGCCGGCGTGGAACGAGGACCTGGTGTTCGTCGCCGCCGAGCCGTTCATCGACGACGACTGCTTCGTCATCTCCCTCGAGGTGCGCTACGGCAAGGAAGCTTTTCCCGTGGGCTCGGCCAGCATCTCGCTCGCTGCCATCGAGAGGCGGGTCGACGATCGGAAGGTGGCATCCAAGTGGCTCGACCTTCTCCCCTCCGACGAGGCTATCAGAAAAGTGGGCAAGAGGGCGGCCATGCACATGCACGGCGGCCGGCTGCACGTACGAGTGTGCCTCGACGGGGGCTACCACGTTGCCGACGAGCCGCAGTACGCGAGCAGTGACTTCCGGCCTTCGGCGCGGCAGCTGTGGCGCCCGCCAATCGGCGTGCTGGAGCTTGGCATCGTCGGGTGCAAAGGCCTCCTACCGATGCGCACCGCCGACGGCAAGGGGTGCACGGACGCGTACGCCGTGGCCAAGTACGGCCCCAAGTGGGCGCGCACGCGCACCATCTCCGATAGCTTCGACCCGGCCTGGAACGAGCAGTACACGTGGCCCGTGTACGACCCGTGCACCGTGCTCACCGTCGGCGTCTTCGACGATCCGCTGCAGTCGCTTCCGCCGGACGAGGGGAAAGACGCCGCATGTTCGCTGCCGATGGGAAAGGTCCGGATACGGCTGTCCACGCTGGAGAACGGCCGCGTGTACCGCGGCACGTACCCGCTAATCTTGATGCTGCCCTCCGGCGCAAAGAGGATGGGCGACGTCGAGCTGGCCGTCCGCTTCGCCACGTCCGGGACGGCGCTCGACGTGCTGCACATGTACGGGCAGCCGGTGTTACCGGCGATGCACCACCTGCGTCCGATCCCGTCCGTGAACCGCGAGGCGCTTCGGCTGGCCGCGGCGCGCATCTCGGCCGCTCACCTGGCTCGCGCCGagccgccgctccggcgggaggtgGCAATGTGGATGCTGGACGCGGCGGAGCCCCGGGGGTTCAGCATGCGGAAGCTGCGCGCCAACTGGAACCGCGCCGCGGCGGCGCTGTCGTGGGTGGCCGACACGGCGCGGTGGGCAGAGGATACCCGGTCGTGGCGGAACCCGACGGCGACGACCATGGCGCACGCCGTCCTCGTGCTCCTGGCCTGGCACCCGGATCTCATCGTGCCGACGCTCACGCTCCACGTCGCCGCTGTCGGCGTGTGGAAGTACCGGCGCAGGCCGCGCGCCCCGGCGCCGCACCCGTGCGTGCGCGCGTCCATGGCGGAGGCGTCTGACAGGGAGGAGCTGGACGAGGAGTTTGACACGATACCGAGCGGGAGGTCGGCGGAGGTGGTGCGCGCGCGGTACGACCGCGCTAGGATGGTCGGAGCGCGGCTGCAGGCCATGGTCGGCGACGTGGCGACGCAGGCGGAGAGGCTGCAGGCGCTCGTGTCGTGGCGCGACCCGCGCGCCACGGGGATGTTCGTGGTCCTCTGCGTCGTGGTGGCCATGGTGCTGTACATGGTGCCCATGAAGGTGGTGGCAGTGGTCGCCGGGTTCTACTACCTCCGGCACCCCATGTTCCGGGACCGGATGCCGGCGCCAGTGATCAACTTCTTCCGGCGGCTGCCTTCTATGTCCGAACGTATCATGTAG